The sequence CGCGCCGTAGTCGATATGCATAAGGGCCAGTTGCCGGTAGATGTACTCCATGGCGGCCAAGCTGGAATACGCAATGTTGTAGCTGCGCTCCGAGTTGCCGCGCCCGTAGCGGAGGGTGGGGGGCAACAGTTCGCGGGGCGTCCCCAGCCGGTAGCAGTCGCCCGGGCGGCGAATGAACAGGTAGTAGCCCGCTTCGTGGATATGGTCGTACGCCCAGAACACGTTCTCGGGGAAATCGGATGCGCTCACCGGTACGCCAAACCGAAACACGTCCAGGAAAAAGTCGCCACTGTCGTACGTGACGGTTTCGGTGCGCGACGGGGGGCCGTACTGCACGTACATGTCGCCACGCACGTCCCACCCGGCGGGGGCCTCGGGGCAAGCGTAGGCGTGCTGTGCATGCACAAGGCGCATCACGTGCTCCTCCAGCCGCTCGTTGACCGCCGTCCCCGGCAGCACGTCTTGGCTGCGCCACCACCGCACAAGGGTAGAGCCCGCCGCCGGGCGAAACCGCCACGCTTCGGCATCGGCACCCGGGTTAACGAGAATCTGCTGCTTGAACGCGTCGGACAGCAGGGGGACGAGCTGGGCCACGCGCCGCTGAAAGATCGCTCGCTGCCGCGTGCCTGCGTTAGGTTTTACGGCGCCAAGCAGACGCCGGTACGTCGCGGCCGCCTGCAGGCGCTCTTGGGTTTGCAGGGGCGGCGTGAGGCGCTGCAGATACGCATCGGCAGCGGCAACGGTGAGCGAGTCGCGCGCGGCCGTCGGGGCGGTATCCCCCGTAGGCCCGAAGCCCAAAAGGAGCAAAGCAAGAAGCACAGACATGATCCCTACCGCATAATGCACAGCATCGGGGCGGCTGGCACACCGCCTTCACGTGTTCTCTACGAAAAGCGGCGAGAGATGCTCCCTCATGCGACAACGTCGTGACGTGCGCTGTGCCTTGGATACTTCTGAGGATTCTATCGTAAGGCATTTTGTCTCTTGTTTTTCTGTGCTCTGTTGTGTCATGGCCCTTGCCGTGCGGCGCTTTTTATCGGCCTCGCCCATCGAGCGTTGGTCACTCGTCAACGCACTGGGGCTGCTCGTGGCTACGGGCCTCACGCTGTCGTCGGCGTCAATGGCGCCGGTTGCTCTTGTGGGCATCGGGTTGCTGGCCGGCCTGGGCGGCGTGGCCCGCGAGGATTGGACGCCCAGCGGCCGCTGGGGCTGGGCCAATGCCGTTACCGCCGCCCGCGCTGCGGCCGTGGCCGTGTTGCCGCTCGTGCCCCCCACCGGCATCGCGGCTATAGGCCTTGTCATCTTGTGCACGGACGGCCTCGACGGGTGGCTCGCACGTCGCCAGGGCGAAGCCTCCACCTTTGGGGCCTTCCTGGATAAAGAAACGGACGCCTTCTTTCTGCTTATGCTGTGCCTGCTGGCTGCCCGTGCGCAGGTGCTGCCCGCGGGCGTTGTGGCGGCGGGGCTGCTCCGTTACGTGTTTGTGCTGGCCCTTTTTTGGCTACAGCCCGAAGCCCCCACGGAACAGCGCTCGTCGGCGGCCCGCTACGTCTTTGTGGCCGCCGTGCTGGGCCTGCTCCTGCCGTTTGTGGCCCCCCAGGCCCTGGCAGTTCCCGTAGCCCTGCTCGCGCTCGCTGCTCTGGGGCTCTCGTTTGCCCGATCGTTCTGGTGGATTTTTCGCTTTCGTACCGCCTGATGCCTACCGCCTCCCCTTCGCGCTCCGAGGTGCTGATCTGCTGGATCGGCTTTGCTGCGCTCAACGTGCTGCTGTTTGTGCCTGCGTGGGCCGCTGGGCAGCCCCTCAGTCCCTTTTTCCCGATGAGCGTGGAGGCGGTGGTGCTAGGCTCGGCGGTGCTGTGGAGCGCGGACCGCGCGTATGCAACGGGGGTGCGGCGCACGGCCGCCGTGCTGTACGGGGCGCTTTTTCTGTACGCGCTCTACGATGCGGGCATCTACCTTGCCACGCAACGTAGCGCCATCTTTTACGAGGACGCGCAGTACGTCGTGTCGACGGCCTACCTGCTGCAAAGCTTGCTGTCGTGGTCGCGTGCTGCGCTGCTGGTGGGTACCCTCGCGGGCCTCGCGGTGCTGCTTGGCGGCGTGATGCCGTGGACGTTCCGCGCCATGGCGCGGGCCGGACGACATCGCGCGTCACGGCGCATCCTGGCCGTCGGACACCTGGTGGTGTGGCCGCTCGTGTTCGTCGTGGCGCCGTGGCAGGCCTGGGGGGCCGAGAACCTCACCTACCAAACCGGAAACGAGCGCACCCGCGTGCGCACGCTTTCCGGCAAAATTGTGGAAAACGTCCAGGCGTCGCTGCGGCTACACCAGCTGCTGGATGAATTGGAGCAGGCACCGGTAGACTCCACCTATTTTGGATACCGCTCGGTGCCGCTGCGCGAACGGCCCAACATCTACCTCCTCATGGTGGAGTCGTACGGCGCGGTGCTGAACTCGCACCCGGCGCTGCGCGCGCCCTACCGCCGCATGATGCGCCGCATGACCGATTCGTTGGCCGCCGATGGCTGGCACATGGCCTCGGGGCATGCCGTGGCGCCGGTACGCGGCGGCCGCTCGTGGCTGGCTATTGCCTCCACCCTCACCGGCGCGCGCGTCGGCCATCAGTTGCTGTTTAAACGATTCGAGCAGCATGCCGCCGGCTACCCGCATCTGGTGGATTTCCTGAACCGGCGCGGCTACCAGACGATGGCCGTGCAGGCGGCCACCCGCGCGCGGCCCGGCCTGCCGGCGCCCAACACCTACGGCTTCGACCGACTGCTCTACCAAAATGCGCTAAACTATCGTGCGCCCCTGTACGGCTGGGGCGGCGTGCCCGATCAGTACAGCCTCCACTACGCGCACGCCGTAGCCGACAGCAGCCGGGCGCCGCTCTTCCTCTTTTTTGAGGGCGTCGACTCGCATGCCCTCTGGAATTACGGATTGCCCCCGTACCTGCCCGACTGGCGCACCTTCAATGCGGCGGCTGCCCATCCGCAGCCCAGATCATGGCTCGATGCCCGCGCGCGCCTCGAGACGGCGATGCTGCCCGATTCGGTGACGAGCCCACGCATCTACGATGCCCCGGTCACGCAGCGCTACCTGCGCCACATCGCACACGACCTGCGCGTGGTGCGCGACTTTTTGCGCACGGCGGTGCCGCCCAACAGCCTGGTGCTGCTGATGGGCGATCACCAGCCGCCGGTACTGCCCAGCACCACCGCCGACGTCCCGCTGCACGTCCTGAGTCGCAACCCGGCGCTGCTCCGCGGCTTCACCTCGCACCTGGGGTTTACGTCGGGGCTGCTGCGACCGCCGGGACAGCCGCTGGCGCGCGTCCGGCAAGAAGCGCTCTACAGCATCCTCGTGCACATGCTGGCCGACACGTCGCGCACCCCGCGGCCCGCGATTCAGCCCAACGGCATCAGCCGCGCCCTGCTGGTCCGCTGAACCATCGGCTACGTGCCTCAGTCGCGCTCGTAGTAGATGTGCTGCGAGACAAAGTGCTCGCCGCTGTCTGATGACGAAAACGACGTCTCCACACCGCAATCCTGCGAATCGCTCACGCTGAACGACACAAGTGCGGAGTCATCATAATCATCGTCTTCCGCAACAACATCGAATCCGCATTCGACTTCAACGTCAATGTCGCTGATTTCGGATGAGCCTCGGACGTAAATGTAGTAGCGATTGCCCGCATAGAACCGGCGCGTAAACGTCTTACTCTTGTCCGTATCCAAACGAAAAATCCGATACCCTGAAAGGTTCATGCCGGACCGGCTAAGCATTCGATCCATCGAGTCGTGATCGTCATCAACCAGTAGAAGCAACTGATCGTCAGATGTTTGTGCCAAAGCAGGGTGCGTGGCAAAGCCAACGACAAAAACCAAGACAGCCCATAGTACAGCGTTTCTGTAGGTCATGGGGCGAGACAGGTGGTGTTTTGTATTGTGATGTTGCAAGAAATGCACAAAAGTGTAAATTATGCAAGCAAGAATGACTCTTATCTACACCTCATCGCAATGCTATAAATGTTTTATTGCACAAACTGGCATCCAACAACTAATCGAAAGCATCTTGCGTAGCTTTCCATAGGCGCATTGCTGCTTCGTCCCATGTAGGAAATGATGCAGCCGCTTGCTGCGCCGCTGCCTGCGCCGCTTCGCGCGCGGCGCCATCCACAATGAGGCGTTGCAGCGCCTTCCGGAGCGCTTCCGTGTCGCCGGCCGGTACCAGCGCGCCCGCCGGGGCCGCTCCCAGATTGTCGGGGAGGCCGCCCACCCGGTAGGCCACCACCGCACAGCCGCCGGCGAGGGCCTCGCGCGTGGCCATGCTGCACGTCTCGAAGCGCGAGGGCAACACGAATACGTCGGCCGCTTGGTACAGCGCCGGCATCTCAGGCGACGGCACGGCGCCCCGGATGTCGAAGCGGTCAGCGACCGGCGTGGCCTCGATGGCAGCCCGCACCGCGCGGCCCGCGTCGGGGTCCAGCGCATCGTCGCCCACCAGCGTCCACTGCCAATCCTCCGCCGGGAGCGCGCTGAGTACCGCTACCAGTTGTGGCACTTGTTTGCCTGGCACCCAGTTCGCTACGGTAAGCAGTTGTACCGGGCGCTGCGGCGGGGCAGGGGCAGACGCGTCGGTACGAAAGCGGGCGTCGAGGCCGGGCGGCACCACATGACAACGTGCGGGGGCCGTTGGCACCGCATGCAGCGCCCGGCACACATACGCGCTGGGGGCCACTACGGCGTCAAACAACGCCAGCGCCCCGTGCTCGCCCGGATCATCTGCGGCCGTCGGGTCGACGCACGCGAGGTAGTGGGCCAGCAACACAAGATGCGCATCGGGATGGGCGGCACGGAGCGCCTGCAGCGCCTCACGATGCCGCAACAGCAAGCTGTCGACAATCACCACCGCGCCGGGCGGCACCGCCGGAAGGGACGGCGGCGCATGGGCTGTGGGCCACGTCCACACGGTGGGCGGCGGCGCGGGCCACGCATCCAGCACCCGCCGGTTGTAGCGATTCCCGCCGGTGGGCAGCGCTTGGATGTCGGGCACGATCCAGCCTACAGGGCGCGGCATATCCCACAACGTCAGTTGCGTGCGGAGGCCAAGCACAGGCCCGTACCAAAACGGAGCGTCTGCGCTTGCATGAGCAGTGTGCTGCATCTGTTCTGAAGCGGCGCTGCCTTACTCGGGGACTGAGCCCAATATGCGACAACAGAGGCGCCGCCGTGTCGCGCTATTTGGTCAGGGATCAAGGCACCAGCTTGGGAGACCCGCCGCCATCCTAATTGATCGCTAATCCGGTTCTCATTGCGCTATAAGATCTCCAGTCAGAGCGGACAGTCGGAGAGGGTGACCCTCCGGCGAACTTCATATCAATCACCATGGCGCAATGATTCAATCGTTCTGGCAGAGAAAGCTCCTTATGGGCATTTTGGTGAGTGCCCTGGGGCTTTTGGCAGCCTCCGGCAACTACGACGTCTCGGCACATCCGCGCTCGGTTTCCGACACGCTTTTCTTCAAAGAAGCCACGGCGCTGCTCCTGAAGAACAACCCGCAGCTCCGTGCGGCCCGCGCTCGCACACAAGCCCTGAGCATGGGGGCACAGGCCCAATCCCTCTTCCCCAACCCAACGCTTGGACTGTCCGAAGAATACACGCCGTATACCAACGCCGACGGCGCCGACAATGAGTGGTTTCTGCAACTCAGCCAGCCCTTGAGGTATCCGGGCGAGCAGCGCGCCCGGCGCCAGGCGGCAGAAGCAGCAAGTCGAGCAGCGAAGGCAGCGCTCCAGGAAACGCGCACCGCGCTGTACAACTCGCTTCGCCGCCGATACCTGAACGTTGTGGTTGCAAGCGCCCGTCTGCGAATTTTGAAGCGTTACACAGAGGCCGTCCGCCGCGCGGCCCGTGCTGCTACCGCACGGTATGAGGAGGGCGACCTGAGCGCCATTCGCTACAGTCGGCTCATGAGTGCTCGGGCCACCTATGAAAGCGACCTTGCAGCCGCTCAGCGCAAGCGCCAAGCAGCTCAGATGCAGCTGACATACATGCTTATGGGCCAACAGACGCAAGGCCTCGACGGGCCCTCGCAGATCGGAGCATACGTGATTCCAGACTCCCTTTCTTTTCGAGCAATCACCGTAAACGCGCCAGCCGCCGTAGCAGCAGCCACGAGCCGGCGCCCGCTACTGAAGGCCCAGCAAGCCCGCGTTGAGTATGCGCGACAGACCCTCAGGGCCACGCGCTACCAGCAATATCCGGGGTTGGGCCTTTCGGCAGGCCCCAAACGGCTTGCCACGCCCGGTGGCAGCAGCCTCGGCTTTACCGCTGGAATAACCATGACACTGCCGTTGTGGAACGGCGGTCGCACGGCGGTGGAGGCACAACGCGGGCGTCGCAACCAGGCCCAGGCCCAGCTCGACGCCTTCCAGCGCAGTGTAGCGGGAAGCGTACACGACGCTCTGCGCCGCCTCAAAAGCGCACAAACTCTTCTGCAGACGTCAGATCTCCAGGTGACGACCTCCCTCCAAGATGCGCTGTTCGTCTACGAGCAGGGCGAGATCACCCTGTTCGAACTGCTGGACACCATCGCCTCGGCCCGTCGAACGGAACTGCTGCAAGTTCGCCTAAGGGCCGAGTACTTCCGCGCCCTCTACGACCTGGAGACGGCCATTGGCGTTGGGCCGCACGATGCACCGATTGTCGTGGAGGGGGCGCTCTCCCCGCTTCGCTCTGCCCGACTTCCGTAACACGTACCCACCGCACCTTCACGAATGACTTTCTTTCCGCACTGTATGTCTTCCGTTCGACTGTTTTCCCTTGTATTTCTCGTTCTCCTGCTTGCGGGTTGCGGAACTTCAGACCAATCGGCTGCGCCCTCTACGGCAGCCGACACCGCTGCCGCACCTGCAAACACCATTACGTTGTCGAGGGCTGAGCTCGACGAAATAGACCCACAAACTGTTAGGGTTGCCCTGAAGCCTGTTATTACTACCCTTGAGTTTCCGGCAAAGGTACGTCCATCGGCAAATCAGGAGGCATATGCCACCGCGCTGGTAAGCGGTCGCGTGGAGCAGCTCCGCGCCTCGGTAGGCACGCGCGTCGAGAAGGGCGAGGTGCTCGCCGAGATCACTGCTCCCGAACTCAGCCAGATGGTCGCGGACCTGCGCGCGGCCCGCGATGCGCTGGACCGCCAGCAGCGCCTCAAGGAACGGGGCCTAGCTGTTGAAAAGAATGTGCGAGCGGCCAAGCGCAACTGGGAAGCCGCCCGGCAACACCTCCGCTCCATTGGGCTATCGGCCGGCCGCATCAAGCAAGTAGCTTCAGGAAAGAAAGACCTGTTCACCTTGCCGTTAGAAGCTCCGATTGCCGGCACCGTACTTAACCGCATGGTCGTGCTCGGCGCTCCGGTGAACGCGGGCAGCAAGCTCTATCACATCGCCAGCCTGCAGCCTATTCGGGTGGTGGCTCGCATCTTCGAACAATCCCTCGACGAGGTACGGGTGGGCCAATCGGTCGCCATCACCACACCGATGACCGATCGCGTTTATGAAGGCACGATCGACCGAATCACGCCGCAGGTGGATGACAAGAGCCGAGCTGCTACTGCCCACGTCGTACTTGACAATTCCGACGGGACGCTTCGTCCGGGCATGTACGCCGCCATGAAGGTCCACCAAACGTCTGCCGTGCAAGCGTCGCTCCCTTCCGACGTGCTACTGACCGATGATTCGGGCGCCTACCTGCTTGTCCGCGAGGGTGCCCGGCAGTTTCGGCGCGTTTACGTAGACGCACAAGCAGAGACGGCAGGCGACGTTGCCGTACCTTCGCTCAAAGTGGGCACTGAGGTTGTAACGAAGGGCGCTTACCAAATTGCAAGCGCCCTCAATCAGCGCGGATAGGCCCTAACGCCTCGGCAGACGATCGTGCCTGTCATGCCTAATGCCCGCTCCTTTACCATCTTCTCTTGAAACGCGCCCTGTATTCATGTTTGACCGTCTCATTGCATCCGTTATTAAAAACCGCGTGCTCGTCCTGCTCCTCACGGCTGTATTGGCCGGGTGGGGCATCTACAGCTGGCAGGAGGTACCTCTTGATGCTTACCCAGAGCTCACCAATAACCAGGTGCAGATTCTCACGCGCGTGCCGGGGATGTCTCCTGTAGAGGTGGAGCAGCTTGTGTCCTACCCTATCGAAACGAGCATGACCAACCTGAAGGGCGTGATAGACAACCGCTCCCTGAGTCAGTTTGGGCTTAGCGTGGTCACGCTCGTCTTTGAGGAAGACATGGATCCCTACTTCGTCCGTCGGCTCGTCTTCCAGCGCCTTTCGCAAGTAAAGAGCAAGCTGCCAGAAAAGGCCGAGGCGAGTTTAGGCCCGCTGTCAACAGCGCTCGGGCAGGTCTACCAGTACACGCTTACAGACAAACCAGGCGATGCGTACTCGTACTCGCCGATGGAACTGCGCACCATCCAGGACTGGATTTTGGCTCCCGAACTGCGCACCGTAAGCGGAGTGGTGGAAGCCAACGCTCTCGGCGGATTCGTCAAGCAGTACCACGTGCGGTTCGACCCGGATCAACTCATTAACTACGATCTCACGCTTGACGACGTCTACGAAGCCCTACGAAAAAGCAATCGAAACGCCGGCGGGAGTTACATCACGCGCAACAGTCAGCAATATGTGGTGCGCGGCGTTGGGCGATTAGGAGCCGGAGACGACAGTATCATTGCGGACATCAAAAACACCGTTGTAACGAGCCGGAACGGCACCCCCATCTTGATCAGTGATGTGGGAGACGTAAAGGTGGGCCACGCGGTGCGCTACGGCGCTGCCACGGCCAACGGCAAAGGCGAAACGGTAACAGGCATCGTCATGATGCGCCGCGGCGCCAACGCCCAACAGGTTGTCCGCAATGTGGAGGCCAAGTTGGAAACGTTGAAGAAGCAGGCGATGCCCCCAGGGGTGGGCCTTGAAGTCTACTACAACCGCAACCAGCTGACGAGCGCTGCCATTTCGACGGTAACATCGAGTCTGCTCATTGGGGGCCTGCTTGTCCTCATTGTTCTCATCGGCTTTTTAGGCGACTGGCGTTCGGCGCTCATTGTGAGCCTCGTACTCCCCATGACGGCGCTTATCACGTTTATCCTCATGAACTACCTGGGGTTTAAGGCCAACCTGATGAGCTTAGGCGGCCTCGCCATTGGCCTCGGGATGTTCGTGGACGGGGCCATTGTGATGGTGGAAAACATCTACCGCCTCCGCGAGCAGAACCCAAACGAGTCGATTGGCCTGATTGTGGTACGCGCCGGGCGCGAGGTTGCCCGCCCCATCGCGTTCTCGGTAGGGGTTGTAATCGCGGTCTTCCTGCC comes from Salisaeta longa DSM 21114 and encodes:
- a CDS encoding CDP-alcohol phosphatidyltransferase family protein, coding for MALAVRRFLSASPIERWSLVNALGLLVATGLTLSSASMAPVALVGIGLLAGLGGVAREDWTPSGRWGWANAVTAARAAAVAVLPLVPPTGIAAIGLVILCTDGLDGWLARRQGEASTFGAFLDKETDAFFLLMLCLLAARAQVLPAGVVAAGLLRYVFVLALFWLQPEAPTEQRSSAARYVFVAAVLGLLLPFVAPQALAVPVALLALAALGLSFARSFWWIFRFRTA
- a CDS encoding sulfatase-like hydrolase/transferase, which codes for MPTASPSRSEVLICWIGFAALNVLLFVPAWAAGQPLSPFFPMSVEAVVLGSAVLWSADRAYATGVRRTAAVLYGALFLYALYDAGIYLATQRSAIFYEDAQYVVSTAYLLQSLLSWSRAALLVGTLAGLAVLLGGVMPWTFRAMARAGRHRASRRILAVGHLVVWPLVFVVAPWQAWGAENLTYQTGNERTRVRTLSGKIVENVQASLRLHQLLDELEQAPVDSTYFGYRSVPLRERPNIYLLMVESYGAVLNSHPALRAPYRRMMRRMTDSLAADGWHMASGHAVAPVRGGRSWLAIASTLTGARVGHQLLFKRFEQHAAGYPHLVDFLNRRGYQTMAVQAATRARPGLPAPNTYGFDRLLYQNALNYRAPLYGWGGVPDQYSLHYAHAVADSSRAPLFLFFEGVDSHALWNYGLPPYLPDWRTFNAAAAHPQPRSWLDARARLETAMLPDSVTSPRIYDAPVTQRYLRHIAHDLRVVRDFLRTAVPPNSLVLLMGDHQPPVLPSTTADVPLHVLSRNPALLRGFTSHLGFTSGLLRPPGQPLARVRQEALYSILVHMLADTSRTPRPAIQPNGISRALLVR
- a CDS encoding glycosyltransferase family 4 protein, translating into MPRPVGWIVPDIQALPTGGNRYNRRVLDAWPAPPPTVWTWPTAHAPPSLPAVPPGAVVIVDSLLLRHREALQALRAAHPDAHLVLLAHYLACVDPTAADDPGEHGALALFDAVVAPSAYVCRALHAVPTAPARCHVVPPGLDARFRTDASAPAPPQRPVQLLTVANWVPGKQVPQLVAVLSALPAEDWQWTLVGDDALDPDAGRAVRAAIEATPVADRFDIRGAVPSPEMPALYQAADVFVLPSRFETCSMATREALAGGCAVVAYRVGGLPDNLGAAPAGALVPAGDTEALRKALQRLIVDGAAREAAQAAAQQAAASFPTWDEAAMRLWKATQDAFD
- a CDS encoding TolC family protein, producing the protein MIQSFWQRKLLMGILVSALGLLAASGNYDVSAHPRSVSDTLFFKEATALLLKNNPQLRAARARTQALSMGAQAQSLFPNPTLGLSEEYTPYTNADGADNEWFLQLSQPLRYPGEQRARRQAAEAASRAAKAALQETRTALYNSLRRRYLNVVVASARLRILKRYTEAVRRAARAATARYEEGDLSAIRYSRLMSARATYESDLAAAQRKRQAAQMQLTYMLMGQQTQGLDGPSQIGAYVIPDSLSFRAITVNAPAAVAAATSRRPLLKAQQARVEYARQTLRATRYQQYPGLGLSAGPKRLATPGGSSLGFTAGITMTLPLWNGGRTAVEAQRGRRNQAQAQLDAFQRSVAGSVHDALRRLKSAQTLLQTSDLQVTTSLQDALFVYEQGEITLFELLDTIASARRTELLQVRLRAEYFRALYDLETAIGVGPHDAPIVVEGALSPLRSARLP
- a CDS encoding efflux RND transporter periplasmic adaptor subunit encodes the protein MSSVRLFSLVFLVLLLAGCGTSDQSAAPSTAADTAAAPANTITLSRAELDEIDPQTVRVALKPVITTLEFPAKVRPSANQEAYATALVSGRVEQLRASVGTRVEKGEVLAEITAPELSQMVADLRAARDALDRQQRLKERGLAVEKNVRAAKRNWEAARQHLRSIGLSAGRIKQVASGKKDLFTLPLEAPIAGTVLNRMVVLGAPVNAGSKLYHIASLQPIRVVARIFEQSLDEVRVGQSVAITTPMTDRVYEGTIDRITPQVDDKSRAATAHVVLDNSDGTLRPGMYAAMKVHQTSAVQASLPSDVLLTDDSGAYLLVREGARQFRRVYVDAQAETAGDVAVPSLKVGTEVVTKGAYQIASALNQRG